A window from Mycobacterium botniense encodes these proteins:
- a CDS encoding FtsW/RodA/SpoVE family cell cycle protein gives MTTQPQPPVAVTPPLPTRRNAELLLLCFATAITVAALLIVEADQERGVRWDLTSYGLAFLTLFVCAHLVVRRFAPYTDPLLLPVVALLNGLGLVMIHRLDLADNTFSGNRHPSANQQMLWTLVGVCAFTLVVSFLKDHRQLARYGYTSGLAGLILLAIPALLPASFSEQNGAKIWIRLPGFSIQPAEFSKILLLIFFSAVLVAKRGVFTSAGKHVMGMTLPRPRDLAPLLAAWVMSVGVMIFEKDLGTSLLLYTSFLVVVYLATQRLSWVVIGLTLFSAASVAAYYLFDHVRIRVQTWVDPFADPEGSGYQIVQSLFSFATGGIFGTGLGNGQPDTVPAASTDFIIAAFGEELGLVGLASLLMLYTIFIVRGLRTAIAIRDSFGKLLAAGLASTLAIQLFIVVGGVTNLIPLTGLTTPWMSYGGSSLLANYVLLAILVRISHGARRPFRTRPRNTSPIAAAGTEVIERV, from the coding sequence ATGACGACACAGCCGCAGCCGCCGGTGGCGGTGACACCTCCGCTGCCGACTCGGCGCAACGCCGAATTACTGCTGTTGTGCTTCGCAACCGCGATCACCGTCGCCGCTTTACTGATCGTGGAAGCCGACCAGGAGCGCGGTGTGCGCTGGGATCTGACCAGTTATGGGCTGGCGTTTTTGACGTTGTTCGTGTGCGCGCACCTGGTCGTCCGGCGCTTCGCCCCCTATACGGACCCCCTGCTGCTGCCAGTGGTCGCACTGCTCAACGGCCTGGGACTGGTCATGATTCATCGGCTTGACCTCGCCGACAACACGTTTAGCGGCAACCGGCACCCCAGCGCGAACCAGCAGATGCTGTGGACCCTGGTCGGTGTTTGCGCATTCACCCTAGTGGTGAGCTTTTTGAAAGACCATCGGCAACTCGCGCGGTACGGCTACACCAGTGGATTGGCCGGCCTGATCCTCTTGGCCATACCTGCGCTGCTGCCCGCGTCGTTCTCCGAACAAAACGGTGCCAAGATCTGGATTCGATTGCCGGGCTTTTCAATTCAGCCCGCAGAGTTCTCCAAAATCCTGTTGCTTATCTTCTTTTCGGCGGTGCTGGTAGCTAAACGGGGGGTGTTCACCAGCGCGGGCAAACACGTGATGGGCATGACGCTGCCGCGTCCAAGGGACCTCGCTCCGCTGCTCGCGGCCTGGGTCATGTCGGTGGGGGTGATGATCTTCGAAAAAGACCTGGGTACGTCGCTGCTTCTGTACACATCGTTTCTGGTGGTCGTTTACCTGGCTACTCAACGGCTCAGTTGGGTTGTCATCGGGCTGACCTTGTTCTCCGCGGCAAGTGTCGCAGCGTACTACCTGTTCGACCACGTGCGGATCCGCGTCCAAACCTGGGTTGATCCATTTGCCGATCCTGAAGGTAGCGGTTACCAAATCGTGCAGTCACTTTTCAGTTTTGCCACGGGCGGCATCTTCGGCACCGGGCTGGGTAATGGGCAGCCCGATACCGTACCCGCAGCATCGACCGATTTCATCATCGCCGCCTTCGGCGAAGAGCTGGGCTTGGTCGGGCTGGCCAGCCTGTTGATGCTTTACACCATCTTTATCGTGCGTGGCTTGCGTACCGCGATCGCGATCCGCGATAGCTTCGGCAAGCTGTTAGCCGCAGGTCTGGCCTCGACCTTGGCGATCCAGTTGTTCATTGTCGTCGGCGGCGTGACCAACCTTATCCCGCTGACTGGATTGACCACCCCGTGGATGTCCTACGGGGGATCCTCGCTGCTGGCGAACTACGTGCTCCTCGCCATCCTGGTGCGTATCTCACACGGTGCGCGCCGCCCGTTCCGTACCCGGCCGCGAAACACATCACCGATTGCGGCCGCCGGCACCGAAGTGATCGAGCGGGTATGA
- the pbpA gene encoding D,D-transpeptidase PbpA: MNASLRRMSVTVMALIVLLLLNATLTQVFTADGLRADPRNQRILLDEYSRQRGQITADGQLLAYSVATDSRFRFLRVYPNPVVYAPITGFYSLRYSSTGLERAEDPILNGADQRLFARRLADFFTGRDPRGGNVDTTITPRVQQAAWDAMQQGCGGPCKGAVVALEPSTGKILALVSSPSYDPNQLASHNPEEQGQAWQRLRDDPDSPLTNRAISETYPPGSTFKVLTTAAALQAGIAEDEQLTAAPTISLPDSTATLENYGGTACGSEPTVSLREAFALSCNTAFVQLGIRVGADALRRTSQSFGLDSAPGPIPLQVAESTVGPLLDAAAVGMSSIGQKDVAVTPLQNALVAATIANAGVTMQPYLVASLKGPDLTNISTTAPRQQRRAVSPQVAAKLTELMVGAEKVTQQKGAIPGVQIASKTGTAEHGTDPRNTPPHAWYIAFAPVQTPKVAVAVLVENGADRLSATGGALAAPIGRAVIEAALQGGP; this comes from the coding sequence ATGAACGCCTCCTTGCGCCGGATGTCGGTGACCGTGATGGCGCTCATTGTGCTGTTGTTGCTTAACGCCACGTTGACCCAGGTGTTCACCGCGGACGGGCTGCGCGCCGATCCGCGAAACCAGCGGATCTTGCTTGACGAGTATTCCCGTCAACGCGGCCAGATCACGGCGGACGGGCAGCTGCTGGCCTACTCGGTGGCCACTGACAGCCGCTTCCGGTTTCTGCGGGTGTATCCCAATCCGGTGGTCTACGCACCGATTACCGGGTTCTACTCGCTGCGTTATTCCAGCACCGGTCTGGAACGGGCGGAAGATCCGATATTGAATGGCGCAGATCAGCGGCTGTTCGCCCGTCGGCTGGCCGACTTTTTCACCGGCCGCGATCCGCGCGGCGGCAACGTCGACACCACCATCACTCCCCGGGTGCAACAAGCTGCCTGGGATGCCATGCAACAGGGCTGCGGTGGTCCGTGCAAGGGAGCGGTAGTCGCGCTTGAGCCCTCGACCGGCAAAATCCTCGCGCTGGTGTCGTCGCCCTCGTACGACCCTAACCAGCTCGCGTCGCACAACCCCGAAGAGCAGGGACAAGCGTGGCAGCGGCTGCGAGACGATCCCGACTCCCCGCTGACCAATCGCGCTATCTCGGAGACCTATCCGCCCGGTTCCACGTTTAAGGTGCTCACCACCGCGGCGGCGCTGCAGGCCGGGATTGCTGAAGACGAACAGCTCACCGCGGCGCCTACGATTTCGCTGCCGGATAGCACTGCCACCCTGGAAAATTACGGCGGGACCGCGTGCGGAAGCGAGCCGACCGTGTCGCTGCGTGAAGCGTTCGCTTTGTCCTGCAACACGGCGTTCGTCCAGCTCGGCATCCGTGTCGGTGCCGACGCGCTGCGCCGGACCTCCCAGTCATTCGGGCTCGACAGCGCACCCGGGCCCATCCCGCTGCAAGTCGCCGAATCCACTGTGGGGCCCCTGCTCGACGCTGCCGCGGTGGGTATGTCCAGTATCGGACAAAAAGACGTGGCCGTGACGCCACTGCAAAACGCGCTGGTTGCGGCGACCATCGCCAATGCCGGGGTGACCATGCAGCCGTATCTGGTTGCCAGCCTCAAAGGCCCGGACCTCACCAACATCAGCACCACAGCCCCGCGTCAGCAGCGCCGCGCGGTGTCACCGCAGGTCGCGGCTAAGCTGACAGAATTGATGGTCGGCGCCGAGAAGGTCACACAGCAGAAAGGGGCGATCCCCGGCGTGCAGATCGCATCAAAAACGGGTACCGCAGAGCACGGCACCGACCCGCGTAACACTCCCCCGCACGCCTGGTATATCGCGTTTGCACCGGTGCAAACCCCCAAGGTGGCCGTCGCGGTGCTCGTGGAAAACGGTGCCGACCGGCTTTCCGCTACGGGCGGTGCCCTCGCCGCGCCGATCGGGCGGGCCGTGATCGAGGCCGCGCTGCAGGGGGGACCATGA
- a CDS encoding serine/threonine-protein kinase: MTARVGLTLSGRYRLQRLIATGGMGQVWEAVDNRLGRRVAVKVLKQEFSQDPEFIERFRNEARTTAMLNHPGIASVHDYGETTMNGEGRTAYLVMELVNGEPLNSVLKRLGRLSLRHALDMLEQTGRALQVAHAAGLVHRDVKPGNILITPTGQVKITDFGIAKAVDAAPVTQTGMVMGTAQYIAPEQALGHEATPASDVYSLGVVGYECVSGKRPFSGDGALTVAMKHIKEPPPPLPSDIPPNVRELIEITLVKNPQLRYRSGGPFADAVAAVRAGRRPPRPNQMPAGRAAPAAIPSGPQTRAVINPTGRGPAVTHRSRATTGGHRPPPPRRTFSSGQRALLWAAGVLGALAIIIAVLIVINSRNENVQQQPSTPTVTDTGTPTPSTTPSGTGTSPTHPSKWTDRGVTGHAGQRSTHFQPCPVDDAGRDGPRRGWAIEPSWAVPSMPQHRASLA, encoded by the coding sequence ATGACCGCGCGCGTCGGTCTCACGCTGTCGGGCCGCTACCGCCTGCAACGCCTCATTGCCACCGGCGGAATGGGCCAAGTGTGGGAGGCCGTCGATAATCGGCTGGGTCGGCGTGTCGCAGTCAAAGTGCTCAAACAGGAGTTTTCTCAGGACCCCGAATTCATCGAACGGTTCCGCAACGAAGCGCGCACCACCGCGATGCTCAACCACCCTGGAATCGCCAGTGTGCACGACTACGGCGAAACCACCATGAATGGTGAGGGTCGCACCGCATATCTTGTGATGGAGCTGGTCAACGGGGAGCCGCTGAACTCCGTGCTCAAGCGCCTCGGCCGGCTTTCGCTGCGGCACGCGCTAGACATGCTTGAGCAGACCGGGCGTGCACTGCAGGTCGCTCACGCCGCCGGTTTGGTGCATCGTGACGTCAAACCCGGCAACATCCTGATCACACCCACTGGGCAAGTGAAGATTACTGACTTCGGTATCGCCAAAGCCGTCGATGCGGCGCCGGTCACGCAGACCGGCATGGTGATGGGGACCGCTCAATACATTGCGCCCGAGCAGGCTTTGGGCCATGAGGCCACCCCGGCCAGCGATGTCTACTCGCTGGGAGTTGTTGGATACGAATGCGTTTCAGGTAAGCGACCGTTCAGCGGTGATGGCGCTTTGACAGTGGCGATGAAGCATATCAAAGAGCCCCCGCCGCCATTGCCCAGCGACATTCCACCGAATGTGCGCGAGCTCATCGAGATCACACTGGTGAAAAACCCCCAACTGCGCTATCGCAGTGGGGGACCCTTTGCCGACGCCGTTGCCGCGGTGCGCGCTGGTCGTCGGCCTCCGAGGCCCAACCAAATGCCTGCCGGGCGCGCGGCCCCGGCCGCTATCCCGTCCGGCCCGCAAACGCGGGCCGTGATCAACCCCACTGGCCGAGGGCCCGCGGTAACCCACCGGTCTCGCGCCACCACAGGTGGCCACCGTCCACCACCGCCGCGGCGCACATTCTCCTCGGGTCAGCGGGCTTTGTTGTGGGCCGCCGGCGTGTTAGGGGCGCTGGCAATCATCATCGCGGTGCTTATCGTCATCAACTCCCGTAATGAGAACGTCCAGCAGCAACCGTCCACACCGACCGTTACCGATACCGGGACTCCCACACCCAGCACGACTCCGAGCGGTACCGGTACGTCACCGACTCACCCGTCCAAGTGGACGGATCGCGGGGTGACAGGTCATGCTGGACAGCGGAGCACGCACTTCCAACCTTGCCCGGTTGACGATGCCGGCCGAGACGGCCCGCGGAGGGGCTGGGCAATTGAACCTAGCTGGGCTGTCCCATCGATGCCGCAGCACCGCGCGTCGCTGGCCTGA
- the pknB gene encoding Stk1 family PASTA domain-containing Ser/Thr kinase, which translates to MTTPQHLSDRYELGEILGFGGMSEVHLARDVRLHRDVAIKVLRADLARDPSFYLRFRREAQNAAALNHPAIVAVYDTGEAQTEAGPLPYIVMEYVDGVTLRDIVNTEGPLPPRRAIEVIADACQALNFSHRNGIIHRDVKPANIMITKDNAVKVMDFGIARAIADSGNSVTQTAAVIGTAQYLSPEQARGDTVDARSDVYSLGCVLYEILTGEPPFVGDSPVAVAYQHVREDPIPPSQRHEGISPDLDAVVLKALAKNPENRYQTAAEMRADLIRVYNGETPEAPKVLTDAERTTLLAAAPGVSTRGSRTDSPPHQLDFARDRAIGSVGRWLVAVAVLAVLTVIVTIVINTFGGNTRNVQVPDVRGQASADAIAVLQNRGFKIRTQQKPDSTVPPDHVIGTDPAANSSVAAGDEITVNVSTGPEQRELPDVSSLSYADAVKKLKAAGFGRFKQVSSPSTPELKGRVIGTNPPANQTSAITNVITIIVGSGPATREVPNVAGQTVELAQKNLTVYGFSKFSQASVDSPRPAGDVIGTNPPAGAMVPVDSVIELQVSKGNQFVMPDLSGLFWADAEPQLRALGWTGVLIKGADVDAGGSNHNRVVYQNPAPGQGVNKDGTITLKFGQ; encoded by the coding sequence ATGACCACCCCGCAACACCTTTCCGACCGCTACGAACTAGGTGAAATCCTCGGCTTCGGCGGCATGTCCGAGGTGCACCTGGCGCGGGATGTCCGGTTACACCGCGATGTGGCGATCAAGGTGTTGCGCGCCGACCTGGCTCGTGACCCGAGCTTCTACCTCCGCTTCCGACGTGAAGCGCAAAACGCCGCGGCGTTGAACCACCCGGCCATCGTCGCGGTCTACGACACCGGCGAGGCACAGACGGAGGCCGGCCCGCTGCCCTATATCGTCATGGAGTACGTCGACGGTGTCACCTTGCGTGACATCGTGAACACCGAGGGTCCGCTGCCGCCTCGCCGCGCCATCGAGGTCATTGCCGACGCCTGCCAGGCGCTGAATTTTTCGCACCGCAACGGCATCATCCACCGCGACGTTAAACCGGCGAACATCATGATCACCAAAGATAATGCCGTCAAGGTGATGGACTTTGGCATCGCCCGGGCAATCGCGGACAGCGGCAACAGCGTCACGCAGACGGCGGCAGTGATCGGGACCGCGCAGTACCTCTCACCTGAACAAGCCCGCGGGGATACCGTCGACGCCCGTTCGGATGTGTATTCGCTGGGTTGTGTCCTCTACGAAATCTTGACCGGCGAGCCCCCTTTCGTCGGCGACTCGCCGGTTGCTGTCGCCTACCAGCATGTCCGCGAAGATCCGATACCCCCCTCACAACGCCATGAGGGCATCTCGCCGGATCTTGATGCGGTGGTGCTCAAGGCGCTGGCGAAAAACCCGGAGAACCGGTATCAGACCGCGGCGGAGATGCGCGCTGACTTGATCCGGGTGTACAACGGTGAGACTCCCGAGGCGCCCAAAGTGCTCACCGACGCGGAACGGACCACGCTGCTGGCGGCCGCACCCGGTGTGAGCACCAGGGGTTCGCGCACCGACTCGCCGCCTCATCAGCTCGACTTCGCCCGAGACCGCGCAATCGGCTCGGTAGGCCGCTGGTTGGTCGCGGTTGCGGTGCTGGCGGTGTTGACGGTGATCGTCACCATCGTGATCAACACATTCGGCGGCAACACCCGCAACGTCCAGGTTCCCGATGTGCGGGGTCAGGCGTCGGCTGATGCCATCGCCGTCTTACAGAACCGGGGCTTTAAAATACGCACCCAGCAGAAGCCTGATTCGACGGTCCCACCCGATCATGTGATTGGCACCGATCCCGCCGCCAACTCTTCGGTGGCTGCGGGCGACGAGATCACCGTCAATGTGTCAACCGGGCCCGAACAACGTGAGCTGCCTGATGTCTCCTCACTCAGCTATGCCGACGCTGTGAAAAAATTGAAGGCCGCGGGGTTCGGGCGTTTCAAACAGGTGAGCTCGCCGTCAACGCCGGAGCTGAAAGGCCGGGTGATAGGGACCAATCCCCCGGCAAACCAGACGTCGGCCATCACCAACGTGATCACCATTATCGTCGGATCCGGGCCGGCGACCAGAGAGGTTCCTAACGTCGCGGGACAGACGGTCGAGTTGGCGCAGAAGAACCTCACTGTGTACGGGTTTAGTAAGTTCAGCCAGGCTTCGGTGGACAGCCCGCGCCCCGCCGGGGACGTGATCGGCACCAATCCGCCTGCGGGGGCGATGGTTCCAGTGGATTCGGTGATCGAATTGCAGGTCTCCAAGGGTAACCAGTTCGTGATGCCGGACTTATCGGGCTTGTTTTGGGCAGACGCCGAACCACAACTGCGAGCATTGGGATGGACCGGTGTGTTGATCAAAGGCGCCGACGTGGACGCCGGCGGTTCCAACCACAATCGCGTTGTCTACCAAAACCCGGCGCCGGGTCAGGGGGTCAACAAAGACGGCACTATCACGCTCAAGTTCGGCCAGTAG
- a CDS encoding aminodeoxychorismate/anthranilate synthase component II translates to MRILVVDNYDSFVFNLVQYLGQLGVDANVWRNDDTRLSDAAAVVNDFDGVLLSPGPGTPQRAGASIELVRACAAARIPLLGVCLGHQAIGVAFGATVDRAPELIHGKTSSVFHTNVGVLQGLPDPFTATRYHSLTILPETLPAVLEVTARTRSGVIMAVRHIDLPIHGVQFHPESILTEGGHRMLANWLGYCGQPRDEALIRRLEREVMTAVRPHFPVDVAAVAAR, encoded by the coding sequence GTGCGGATCTTGGTCGTCGACAATTACGACAGCTTCGTTTTCAATCTGGTCCAGTATCTGGGCCAGCTCGGAGTCGACGCCAACGTGTGGCGCAACGACGACACCAGGTTGTCCGACGCGGCGGCTGTGGTCAACGACTTCGACGGCGTGCTGCTCAGTCCCGGACCGGGCACCCCGCAGCGGGCAGGTGCGTCGATCGAGCTGGTCCGAGCGTGCGCGGCGGCGCGTATCCCGCTGCTGGGGGTGTGTTTGGGACATCAGGCGATCGGGGTTGCGTTCGGCGCCACGGTCGATCGTGCACCCGAGCTGATCCATGGGAAGACCAGCAGCGTCTTCCACACGAATGTTGGTGTGCTGCAAGGACTTCCGGATCCATTCACAGCGACACGCTACCATTCGCTGACGATTTTGCCGGAAACGTTGCCCGCCGTGCTGGAGGTGACGGCACGAACCCGCAGCGGTGTGATCATGGCGGTGCGGCACATCGATCTGCCGATTCACGGCGTGCAGTTCCACCCGGAGTCGATCCTGACCGAGGGTGGGCATCGTATGCTGGCTAACTGGCTCGGTTACTGCGGGCAGCCACGAGACGAAGCGCTGATCCGTCGCCTCGAGAGGGAGGTGATGACCGCGGTGCGCCCGCACTTTCCGGTAGACGTGGCCGCAGTAGCCGCCCGATGA
- a CDS encoding DUF881 domain-containing protein, whose translation MRAPIAGFFAGLLGGPGRGQAENRPSPWRLGVPLVCLSAGLLLVATHGVSGGAEIRRSDAPRLVDLVHDAQSSVKQLSAERDALSAKIDTTHGRSSDAALRAMQARAKVLAGEAGLDPVHGPGLVVSLTDAQRDPYGRFPRDASPDDLVVHQQDIQAVLDALWRAGAEGIQVQDQRIIATSAPRCVGNTLLLNGRTYSPPYTISAVGNAVAMQAALAASPQVALYKQYVIRFGLGYDEQVKADLRIVGYTEPVRMHFAQPAGPVNY comes from the coding sequence ATGCGGGCACCAATTGCCGGGTTCTTCGCCGGGCTGCTGGGCGGCCCCGGGCGTGGCCAGGCCGAAAACCGGCCGTCACCATGGCGCCTTGGTGTGCCATTGGTCTGCCTGTCGGCCGGACTCTTGCTGGTGGCCACACACGGGGTGTCTGGCGGCGCCGAAATCCGCCGCAGCGACGCTCCCCGCCTGGTCGACCTGGTTCACGACGCCCAGTCTTCGGTCAAGCAGCTCAGCGCCGAACGAGATGCACTGTCCGCCAAGATCGACACCACCCACGGCCGGTCCTCCGACGCGGCCTTGCGGGCGATGCAGGCACGCGCGAAAGTGCTGGCCGGTGAAGCCGGGCTGGATCCTGTCCACGGGCCGGGTCTGGTGGTCAGCCTCACCGACGCCCAGCGCGACCCGTACGGCCGCTTCCCGCGGGACGCTTCTCCCGACGACTTGGTGGTGCATCAGCAAGATATCCAGGCGGTGCTCGACGCGTTGTGGAGGGCCGGCGCGGAGGGAATCCAGGTGCAGGACCAGCGCATCATCGCGACCTCGGCGCCTCGTTGTGTCGGCAATACGTTGCTGCTCAACGGTCGGACCTATAGTCCGCCCTACACGATTAGCGCGGTCGGCAATGCTGTGGCGATGCAAGCCGCATTGGCGGCTTCGCCCCAGGTCGCCCTGTACAAACAGTATGTGATCCGGTTCGGCTTGGGCTATGACGAACAAGTCAAAGCGGATCTGCGGATCGTCGGCTACACCGAACCCGTGCGGATGCATTTCGCGCAGCCGGCCGGTCCGGTGAACTACTGA
- the crgA gene encoding cell division protein CrgA, with amino-acid sequence MPKSKVRKKNNFTVTAVSRTPVKVKAGPSSVWFVVFFVSLMLTGLVWLMVFQLAATGSAAPSVLNWMANLGPWNYAIAFAFMIAGLLLTMRWR; translated from the coding sequence ATGCCCAAGTCCAAGGTCCGCAAGAAAAACAACTTTACCGTCACCGCGGTGAGCCGAACGCCCGTCAAGGTGAAGGCCGGCCCGTCGAGTGTGTGGTTTGTGGTGTTTTTCGTCAGTTTGATGCTGACCGGTCTGGTCTGGCTGATGGTGTTCCAGTTGGCCGCCACCGGCAGTGCGGCACCCTCGGTGCTGAACTGGATGGCCAACCTCGGCCCATGGAACTACGCGATCGCGTTTGCTTTCATGATCGCCGGTTTGTTGCTCACCATGCGGTGGCGCTAG
- a CDS encoding PH domain-containing protein, translated as MQQTEWAPSTAGIAGCAVAGALMAIGSVTLVTDFPGRILTGIAAAGLILFAAVSWRARPKLAITNDGVLVRGWIRTQLLRRSDIKIIRIAEFRRFGRRVRLLEVETADDHLLIFSRWDLGTDPLSVLDALVAAGYGR; from the coding sequence GTGCAGCAAACAGAATGGGCGCCGTCTACAGCCGGAATCGCTGGTTGTGCGGTCGCGGGGGCGCTGATGGCTATCGGCTCTGTGACCCTAGTCACAGATTTTCCGGGCCGGATTCTGACCGGTATTGCCGCCGCTGGTTTGATCTTGTTTGCGGCCGTTTCGTGGCGCGCGCGGCCGAAGTTAGCAATCACCAACGATGGTGTGCTTGTCCGGGGCTGGATTCGGACGCAACTATTACGCCGATCGGATATCAAGATCATCCGCATCGCCGAGTTCCGGCGCTTCGGCCGGAGGGTCCGGCTGCTCGAGGTCGAGACGGCCGATGACCATCTGCTCATCTTCTCCCGCTGGGATTTAGGGACCGACCCCCTGTCCGTTCTCGACGCACTCGTCGCCGCCGGTTACGGACGCTGA
- a CDS encoding peptidylprolyl isomerase, protein MADCDAVTLSPLQTATATLHTNRGDIKIALFGNHAPKTVANFVGLAQGTKEYSSQNASGGTSGPFYDGAVFHRVIKGFMIQGGDPTGTGRGGPGYKFADEFHPELQFDRPYLLAMANAGPGTNGSQFFITVSETPHLNRRHTIFGEVIGVESQQVVDAIANTRTDGNDRPIEPVVIESITVS, encoded by the coding sequence GTGGCAGACTGTGATGCCGTGACTCTCAGTCCGTTGCAGACCGCCACCGCTACCTTGCACACCAACCGGGGTGACATCAAGATTGCGCTTTTTGGAAACCACGCCCCCAAAACCGTCGCCAACTTTGTCGGTCTGGCGCAAGGCACGAAAGAGTACTCCAGCCAGAACGCCTCCGGTGGCACATCTGGTCCGTTCTATGACGGCGCCGTTTTCCACCGGGTGATCAAGGGCTTCATGATCCAGGGCGGCGATCCGACCGGCACCGGCCGGGGCGGCCCGGGCTACAAGTTCGCCGACGAATTCCACCCCGAGCTGCAGTTCGACCGGCCCTACCTGCTGGCCATGGCCAATGCCGGCCCTGGCACCAACGGCTCACAGTTTTTCATCACCGTCAGCGAGACGCCGCACCTGAATCGGCGCCACACCATCTTCGGTGAGGTGATCGGCGTGGAGTCGCAGCAGGTAGTCGACGCGATTGCCAACACCCGCACCGACGGGAACGACCGGCCGATCGAGCCGGTTGTCATCGAGTCGATCACCGTTTCGTGA
- the cwsA gene encoding cell wall synthesis protein CwsA, with product MSTTMQPRPTPRQRLVRGLTYTVVGPVDVVWGTVGLGVHSARTGASAVRRRYRQGRVAPHLTAAHKTFAQELAAAREVMAGLPQALQEAQQSPRRRTHRWMVGVIAAVVAAAGGVAVVTIIRRPSRPEPSPRPPSVDVHPKP from the coding sequence ATGAGCACGACAATGCAACCGCGGCCGACGCCCCGGCAGCGGCTCGTTCGGGGGTTGACCTATACCGTGGTCGGGCCGGTGGACGTCGTGTGGGGCACCGTCGGGCTCGGCGTGCATTCCGCGCGGACCGGCGCATCTGCTGTGCGGCGCCGCTACCGGCAGGGCCGTGTGGCTCCGCACCTCACGGCCGCCCACAAGACATTTGCTCAGGAGCTGGCGGCGGCGCGGGAAGTGATGGCCGGGTTGCCGCAGGCGCTGCAGGAGGCTCAACAATCCCCGCGCCGCCGAACACACCGCTGGATGGTCGGCGTAATTGCGGCAGTGGTCGCCGCCGCCGGCGGCGTAGCGGTCGTCACGATCATCCGCCGTCCGTCGCGTCCGGAGCCGTCACCTCGTCCGCCGAGCGTGGACGTGCACCCCAAACCGTGA
- a CDS encoding DUF3566 domain-containing protein, whose amino-acid sequence MTSPNEAGYPNLGDSPNGNGSIDRGDARRSGSGAGRSPESGSLPPWQRGGPRKPKATHRPSSEPPAHDEGRAPGQLSGADARLARFISGTATPGAAGTGGQAKPPPPDAESVHHEGTRAEAYTSELPDLSGPVPRSAQRRTPDYGPDSPAALRSSPPASPEPRIQVSRRPRGPVRASMQIRRIDPWSTLKVSLVLSIALFFVWMIAVAFLYLVLGGMGVWSKLNSNVGDLLNNTSGSADLVSSGTIFGGAFLIGLVNIVLLTAMATIGALVYNLTTDLIGGIEVMLADRD is encoded by the coding sequence GTGACTTCACCGAACGAGGCCGGATACCCCAACCTGGGCGACAGTCCGAACGGAAACGGGTCAATCGACCGCGGGGATGCCCGTCGGTCAGGGTCCGGTGCCGGCCGAAGCCCCGAGAGCGGAAGCCTTCCACCGTGGCAGCGCGGTGGTCCCCGTAAGCCCAAAGCGACGCATCGGCCCTCGTCGGAACCTCCGGCACACGACGAAGGACGCGCGCCTGGCCAGCTTTCCGGGGCGGACGCTCGGTTAGCACGCTTTATCTCGGGCACAGCCACGCCGGGCGCCGCTGGCACCGGTGGGCAGGCCAAACCCCCGCCGCCAGACGCTGAATCTGTCCACCACGAAGGCACGCGCGCTGAGGCCTACACCAGTGAACTGCCCGATCTATCCGGTCCGGTTCCGCGCTCCGCGCAGCGCAGGACACCCGACTACGGCCCGGACAGCCCGGCCGCGCTGCGGTCGAGTCCGCCCGCGTCGCCGGAACCACGCATCCAGGTTTCCCGTCGGCCCCGCGGTCCGGTACGAGCCAGTATGCAGATTCGCCGCATTGACCCGTGGAGCACCTTGAAAGTATCCCTGGTGCTTTCCATAGCGTTATTTTTCGTCTGGATGATCGCGGTGGCGTTCCTTTATCTCGTGCTCGGCGGAATGGGGGTGTGGAGCAAACTCAACAGCAACGTCGGCGATTTGCTGAACAACACCAGTGGCAGTGCCGACCTCGTCTCCAGCGGCACCATCTTCGGCGGCGCTTTCTTGATCGGCCTGGTCAACATCGTGTTGCTGACCGCGATGGCCACGATCGGCGCCCTGGTGTACAACCTCACCACCGATTTGATCGGCGGTATCGAAGTGATGCTCGCAGATCGCGATTAG